The proteins below come from a single Serratia ficaria genomic window:
- the purC gene encoding phosphoribosylaminoimidazolesuccinocarboxamide synthase: MQKLAELYRGKAKTVYTTENPDLLVLEFRNDTSALDGQRIEQFDRKGMVNNKFNHFIMSKLEEAGIPTQMERLLSDNEVLVKKLDMVPVECVIRNRAAGSLVKRLGIEEGLVLNPPLFDLFLKNDAMHDPMVNESYCETFGWVGKAHLARMRELSYRANDVLSKLFDDAGLILVDFKLEFGLFNGEVVLGDEFSPDGSRLWDKNTLDKMDKDRFRQSLGGLIEAYEEVARRIGVKLD; this comes from the coding sequence ATGCAAAAGTTAGCTGAGTTGTATCGCGGAAAGGCGAAAACCGTCTACACCACCGAAAATCCCGATCTGCTGGTGTTGGAATTCCGCAACGATACGTCAGCACTGGATGGTCAGCGCATTGAGCAGTTCGACCGCAAAGGCATGGTGAACAACAAGTTCAACCATTTCATCATGAGCAAACTGGAAGAAGCCGGCATCCCGACCCAAATGGAGCGTCTGCTGTCCGACAACGAAGTGCTGGTGAAGAAGCTCGACATGGTGCCGGTCGAATGCGTGATCCGCAACCGCGCCGCCGGTTCGCTGGTGAAGCGTCTGGGCATCGAAGAAGGCCTGGTGCTGAACCCGCCGCTGTTTGATCTGTTTCTGAAGAACGACGCCATGCACGATCCCATGGTTAACGAATCCTACTGCGAAACCTTCGGCTGGGTGGGCAAAGCGCATCTGGCGCGCATGCGCGAGCTGAGCTACCGCGCCAACGACGTGCTGAGCAAGCTGTTCGACGACGCGGGCCTGATCCTGGTCGACTTCAAGCTGGAATTCGGCCTGTTCAACGGCGAAGTGGTGCTGGGCGATGAGTTTTCGCCGGACGGCAGCCGCCTGTGGGACAAAAACACCCTGGACAAGATGGACAAAGACCGTTTCCGCCAGAGCCTGGGCGGCCTGATCGAAGCCTATGAAGAAGTGGCGCGCCGCATCGGCGTGAAGCTGGACTAA
- the bamC gene encoding outer membrane protein assembly factor BamC → MAYSLQKSRVAKIVGVSLVMMLAACSSDQRYKRQVSGDEAYLDASPLKALNAPAGMILPVQSGNYDVPATQLKGGVGKQLDIRPPVQPLALLSGSRAQYNGDSGTLLLENSPQNQNLWSRVVSLLQAKNIAIASRQDAGQTLTTDWVKWNRLDEDNQYEGRYQISVQQQGYQQALVVKSVGLQQQGKTDPVTDPSEIQRYNGMMMNTLVEGLDKQDNLASSESASRFGALDVQSGADDTGLPMLVVRGPYTVVWDRLPPALEKLGMKVGDRSRPQGTVAVTYKAPSSSDWDALGVKDPELTEGDYKLQVGDLNNRTSLQFIDPKGKPLTQSQNDALVAAFQSAFSKTSVK, encoded by the coding sequence ATGGCTTATTCATTGCAAAAGTCGAGAGTAGCGAAAATCGTTGGCGTCTCGTTGGTTATGATGCTGGCGGCCTGTAGCAGCGATCAGCGCTACAAGCGCCAGGTCAGCGGCGACGAGGCCTATCTCGACGCCTCGCCGCTCAAGGCGCTGAACGCGCCTGCTGGCATGATCCTGCCGGTGCAGAGCGGCAACTATGACGTGCCGGCCACCCAGCTGAAAGGCGGCGTCGGCAAGCAGTTGGACATTCGTCCGCCGGTGCAGCCGCTGGCGCTGCTGAGCGGTTCACGCGCGCAGTACAACGGCGACAGCGGCACGCTGCTGCTGGAAAACAGCCCGCAAAACCAGAACCTGTGGTCGCGCGTGGTCAGCCTGCTGCAGGCGAAGAACATCGCCATCGCTTCACGTCAGGACGCCGGTCAGACCCTGACCACCGACTGGGTGAAATGGAACCGTCTGGACGAAGACAACCAGTACGAAGGCCGCTATCAGATCAGCGTGCAACAGCAGGGTTACCAGCAGGCGCTGGTGGTGAAAAGCGTCGGCCTGCAGCAGCAGGGCAAAACCGACCCGGTTACCGACCCTTCTGAAATTCAGCGTTACAACGGCATGATGATGAACACCCTGGTCGAAGGCCTGGATAAACAAGACAACCTGGCGAGCAGCGAATCGGCGAGCCGTTTCGGCGCGCTCGACGTGCAGAGCGGCGCCGATGATACCGGCCTGCCGATGCTGGTGGTGCGCGGCCCTTACACCGTGGTGTGGGATCGCCTGCCGCCGGCGCTGGAGAAACTGGGGATGAAAGTGGGTGACCGCAGCCGTCCGCAGGGCACCGTCGCCGTGACCTACAAAGCGCCGAGCAGCAGCGATTGGGACGCCCTGGGCGTCAAGGATCCTGAGCTGACCGAAGGGGATTACAAGCTGCAGGTCGGTGACCTGAACAACCGCACCAGCCTGCAATTTATCGATCCCAAGGGCAAGCCGTTGACCCAGTCGCAAAACGACGCGCTGGTGGCGGCATTCCAGTCCGCGTTCAGTAAAACCAGCGTTAAATAA
- the dapA gene encoding 4-hydroxy-tetrahydrodipicolinate synthase — MFTGSIVALVTPMDDKGAVDRASLKKLIDYHVASGTAAIVSVGTTGESATLAHDEHVDVVLQTLELADGRIPVIAGTGANATAEAISLTSRFADTGVVGCLTVTPYYNKPTQEGLYQHFKAIAESTELPQILYNVPSRTGCDMLPPTIARLAKIKNIVAVKEATGNLSRVSQIQVLVDDEDFILLSGDDASGLDFMQLGGKGVISVTANVAAREMAQLCALAAQGNFAEARRLNQRLMPLHQDLFVEANPIPVKWACKALGLMATDTLRLPMTPLTDAARPVVERALKSVGLL; from the coding sequence ATGTTTACGGGAAGTATTGTTGCACTGGTTACGCCGATGGACGACAAAGGTGCTGTCGATCGCGCGAGCCTAAAAAAACTGATTGATTATCATGTAGCCAGTGGAACCGCGGCTATCGTTTCCGTAGGGACTACCGGCGAGTCCGCAACGCTTGCCCATGACGAGCACGTCGACGTGGTATTGCAGACGCTGGAGCTGGCCGACGGCCGCATTCCGGTGATCGCCGGTACCGGCGCCAACGCCACCGCTGAAGCCATTTCGCTCACCAGCCGCTTTGCCGATACCGGCGTAGTGGGTTGCCTGACGGTAACGCCGTACTACAATAAGCCGACCCAGGAAGGGCTGTATCAGCACTTCAAGGCGATCGCCGAAAGCACCGAACTGCCGCAGATCCTGTATAACGTGCCTTCGCGCACCGGCTGCGACATGCTGCCGCCGACCATCGCGCGGCTGGCGAAAATCAAGAATATTGTTGCCGTTAAGGAAGCGACGGGGAACTTAAGTCGCGTAAGTCAGATCCAAGTGCTGGTTGACGATGAAGACTTCATCCTGCTGAGCGGCGACGACGCCAGCGGTCTGGACTTCATGCAACTGGGCGGCAAAGGGGTTATTTCCGTTACGGCCAACGTGGCCGCGCGTGAAATGGCGCAGCTTTGCGCGCTGGCGGCGCAGGGCAACTTCGCCGAGGCACGCCGCTTAAATCAGCGCTTGATGCCGTTGCATCAGGATTTATTTGTAGAAGCAAACCCAATTCCGGTGAAGTGGGCCTGTAAGGCATTGGGATTGATGGCAACCGATACGCTGCGTCTGCCGATGACGCCGTTGACCGACGCTGCGCGTCCGGTCGTGGAACGCGCACTGAAAAGTGTCGGTTTGCTGTAA
- a CDS encoding glycine cleavage system transcriptional repressor: protein MVTPLSTTGSAILPKPDEHYLVITALGADRTGIVNTITRHVSSCGCNIEDSRLAMLGEEFTFIMLLSGSWNAITLIESTLPQKGAELELLIVMKRTNAHERPPMPATVWVQVEVKDSPHIIERFTDLFDSSQMNIAELVSRTQPADGDLPPQLYIQITAHSSGDRDASNIEQAFHRLCTELNAQGSISVVNYPQHDEKDGE from the coding sequence ATGGTAACCCCATTGAGCACGACAGGAAGCGCCATTTTGCCTAAGCCAGATGAACACTATCTCGTGATTACCGCGCTCGGCGCCGACCGCACCGGGATCGTCAATACCATCACCCGCCACGTCAGCAGTTGCGGATGCAATATCGAAGATAGCCGTCTGGCCATGCTGGGAGAGGAGTTCACCTTCATCATGCTGCTGTCCGGCAGTTGGAACGCCATCACGCTGATCGAATCCACCCTGCCGCAAAAGGGCGCCGAGCTGGAGCTGCTGATTGTGATGAAGCGCACCAACGCGCATGAGCGACCGCCCATGCCCGCCACCGTGTGGGTGCAGGTCGAGGTGAAAGACTCACCGCATATCATCGAACGCTTCACCGACCTGTTCGACTCCAGCCAGATGAACATCGCCGAGCTGGTGTCGCGCACCCAGCCGGCGGACGGCGACCTGCCGCCGCAGCTGTATATCCAGATCACCGCGCACAGCTCCGGCGACCGGGATGCCTCAAATATTGAGCAAGCCTTTCATCGCCTATGTACAGAATTGAACGCGCAAGGCAGTATTAGCGTGGTGAACTATCCACAGCATGACGAGAAAGATGGAGAGTAG
- the bcp gene encoding thioredoxin-dependent thiol peroxidase gives MSPLKAGDTAPKFSLPDQDGEEINLADFQGQRVLVYFYPKAMTPGCTVQACGLRDNMDELKKAGVEVLGISTDKPEKLSRFAEKELLNFTLLSDEDHQVAQQFGVWGEKTFMGKTYDGIHRISFLIDGKGQVEKVFDDFKTTNHHDIVLSYLQQ, from the coding sequence ATGAGCCCATTGAAAGCCGGTGACACAGCGCCGAAATTTAGTTTGCCTGACCAGGACGGTGAGGAAATTAATTTGGCCGACTTCCAGGGACAGCGAGTGTTGGTATATTTTTACCCCAAGGCGATGACGCCGGGCTGCACCGTGCAGGCCTGCGGCCTGCGGGATAACATGGACGAATTGAAAAAGGCCGGTGTCGAAGTGCTGGGGATCAGCACCGACAAGCCGGAAAAACTGTCGCGTTTTGCCGAGAAAGAGTTACTCAACTTCACGCTGCTGTCTGACGAAGATCATCAGGTGGCGCAGCAGTTTGGCGTGTGGGGTGAAAAAACCTTTATGGGCAAAACCTACGACGGCATTCACCGCATCAGCTTCCTGATCGACGGCAAAGGCCAGGTTGAGAAAGTGTTCGATGATTTCAAGACCACCAATCATCACGACATCGTTCTGAGCTACCTGCAGCAGTAA
- a CDS encoding AI-2E family transporter: MLEMLLQWYRRRFTDPQAIALLVILLAGFLILYFLHGILTPLLVAIVLAYLLEWPTARLQRIGCSRNWAASMVMIMFAGIAMLLVFVVAPTAWQQGINLMTDLPGMLNQFYNFAATLPKRYPALVDAGIIDMMAENLRGRLSGMGESVVKFSLASLVGLLTLAIYLILVPMMMFFLLKDKEQMLNAVRRVLPRNRGLAGQVWQEMNQQITNYIRGKVLEMVIVGVATYLVFVVLDMRYSLLLAVLVGFSVLIPYIGAVLVTIPVVVVAMFQWGVGADFWTLIVAYLVVQGLDGNLLVPILFSEAVNLHPLVIILSVIIFGGLWGFWGVFFAIPLATLVKAVIHAWPDELRVEVEDNA, encoded by the coding sequence ATGCTGGAGATGTTATTACAGTGGTACCGCCGCCGCTTCACCGATCCGCAGGCCATCGCGCTGCTGGTGATCCTGCTCGCCGGTTTCCTCATTCTTTATTTTTTGCACGGCATTCTGACCCCGCTGCTGGTGGCCATCGTGCTGGCGTATCTGCTGGAGTGGCCGACCGCGCGCCTGCAGCGCATCGGCTGTTCGCGCAATTGGGCGGCGAGCATGGTGATGATCATGTTCGCCGGCATCGCGATGCTGCTGGTGTTCGTGGTGGCGCCCACCGCCTGGCAGCAGGGCATCAACCTGATGACCGATCTGCCGGGGATGCTCAATCAGTTCTATAACTTCGCCGCGACGCTGCCGAAGCGCTACCCGGCGCTGGTGGACGCCGGCATCATCGACATGATGGCGGAGAACCTGCGCGGCAGGCTGTCCGGCATGGGCGAGTCGGTGGTGAAGTTCTCGCTGGCTTCGCTGGTCGGGCTGCTGACGTTGGCTATCTACCTGATCCTGGTGCCGATGATGATGTTCTTCCTGCTGAAGGACAAAGAGCAGATGCTCAACGCGGTGCGCCGGGTGCTGCCGCGCAACCGCGGGCTGGCGGGGCAGGTGTGGCAGGAAATGAACCAGCAGATCACCAACTATATCCGCGGCAAGGTGCTGGAGATGGTGATCGTCGGGGTGGCGACCTATCTGGTGTTCGTGGTGCTGGATATGCGCTATTCGCTGCTGTTGGCGGTGCTGGTCGGTTTCTCGGTGCTCATCCCCTACATCGGCGCGGTGCTGGTCACCATTCCGGTAGTGGTGGTGGCGATGTTCCAGTGGGGCGTCGGCGCCGATTTTTGGACGCTGATCGTCGCTTATCTGGTGGTGCAGGGGCTGGACGGCAACCTGCTGGTGCCGATCCTGTTCTCGGAGGCGGTCAACCTGCATCCGCTGGTGATCATTTTGTCGGTGATTATTTTCGGCGGGCTGTGGGGCTTCTGGGGCGTATTCTTCGCCATTCCGCTGGCGACGCTGGTGAAGGCGGTGATCCACGCCTGGCCGGATGAACTGCGGGTGGAAGTGGAAGACAACGCCTGA
- a CDS encoding alkyl/aryl-sulfatase, protein MKLKPVAHCLALAGLLTFLSIPASAEEITKDATAATKQANDALYNILPFSSKTDFTDAHKGFIAPLPDAVIKGESGNVVWDPKKYAFIKEGEKAPDTVNPSLWRQSQLINISGLFEVTDGVYQIRNLDLSNMTIIEGKEGITVVDPLVSAETAQVGMELYYKNRGKKPVVAVIYTHSHVDHYGGVRGVIDEADVKAGKIKIYAPAGFMKDAVSENIMAGNVMSRRASYMYGNLLPANAKGQVGAGLGTTTSAGTVTLIAPTDYITKTGEKLVIDGLTYDFMMAPGSEAPSEMLWYIEEKKLIEAAEDVTHTLHNTYSLRGAKIREPLPWSKYINDAIAIWGDKAEVILAQHHWPTWGNENVVKLLKSQRDLYRYINDQTLRMANQGLTRDEIAANFKLPPGLANTWANRGYYGSVSHDVKATYVLYLGWFDGNPATLDELPPAEAAKKFVEYMGGADSILQKARADYDKGNFRWVAQVVSKVVFADPDNKAARDLEADALEQMGYQAESGPWRNFYLTGAQELRNGVKKLPTPNTASPDTVRAMTPEMFFDYLAVHINGEKAANAKAVLNIDFGDDGGKYRLDLENGVLNHTANAEAQNADATISLTRDTLNKIILKEESLKQAEDKGDVKITGNGEKVNELLSYMDSFEFWFNMVTP, encoded by the coding sequence ATGAAACTCAAACCTGTTGCGCACTGTCTCGCCCTTGCCGGCTTGCTTACTTTTCTGTCGATACCCGCGTCAGCGGAGGAAATCACAAAAGACGCAACCGCGGCGACCAAGCAGGCGAACGATGCGCTCTACAATATTCTCCCCTTTTCCAGCAAGACCGACTTTACCGACGCGCACAAGGGGTTTATTGCCCCCCTTCCCGATGCCGTAATCAAAGGAGAATCGGGCAACGTTGTCTGGGATCCCAAAAAATACGCCTTCATCAAAGAGGGCGAAAAAGCGCCCGATACGGTCAACCCCAGCCTCTGGCGTCAGTCACAGCTGATCAACATCAGCGGCCTGTTTGAAGTCACTGATGGCGTATACCAAATTCGCAATCTGGATCTCTCCAACATGACTATTATCGAGGGGAAGGAAGGCATAACTGTGGTTGATCCGCTGGTTTCGGCCGAAACGGCGCAGGTCGGGATGGAGCTGTACTACAAAAACCGCGGCAAAAAACCGGTGGTTGCGGTGATCTATACCCACAGCCACGTGGACCACTACGGCGGGGTGCGGGGCGTTATTGACGAAGCGGACGTTAAGGCCGGAAAAATCAAGATCTATGCCCCGGCCGGTTTTATGAAAGATGCCGTGTCTGAAAACATCATGGCCGGCAACGTCATGAGCCGCAGGGCGAGTTACATGTATGGCAACCTGCTGCCGGCGAATGCGAAAGGTCAGGTTGGTGCGGGCTTGGGGACCACCACCTCAGCCGGCACCGTCACGCTGATCGCGCCGACAGATTACATCACCAAGACCGGGGAGAAGCTCGTTATCGACGGGCTGACCTATGACTTTATGATGGCGCCGGGATCCGAGGCACCGTCCGAGATGCTCTGGTACATCGAAGAGAAAAAGCTCATCGAAGCCGCCGAGGACGTCACTCATACGCTTCACAATACCTATTCCCTGCGCGGCGCGAAAATCCGCGAGCCGCTGCCCTGGTCAAAATATATCAACGACGCCATCGCTATCTGGGGTGACAAGGCCGAGGTTATCCTCGCACAGCACCACTGGCCAACCTGGGGTAACGAAAACGTCGTCAAGCTGCTGAAAAGCCAGCGCGACCTGTACCGCTACATCAACGACCAAACCCTGCGCATGGCCAACCAAGGCTTAACCCGTGATGAAATTGCAGCGAACTTCAAACTGCCTCCGGGATTGGCAAACACCTGGGCCAACCGGGGCTACTACGGCTCCGTCAGCCATGACGTCAAGGCCACCTACGTGCTCTATCTGGGCTGGTTTGACGGCAATCCGGCCACGCTGGATGAGCTGCCGCCCGCTGAGGCCGCGAAAAAGTTTGTAGAGTACATGGGCGGCGCCGACAGCATTCTGCAAAAAGCCAGGGCGGATTACGACAAGGGGAATTTCCGTTGGGTAGCCCAGGTGGTCAGTAAGGTGGTATTCGCCGACCCGGACAATAAAGCCGCGCGTGATCTCGAAGCGGATGCGCTTGAACAGATGGGCTACCAGGCGGAATCTGGGCCATGGCGTAATTTCTACCTGACGGGGGCGCAGGAGCTGCGCAACGGCGTGAAAAAACTGCCGACGCCGAATACGGCCAGCCCGGATACGGTGCGCGCGATGACGCCAGAGATGTTCTTTGACTACCTGGCCGTGCATATCAACGGGGAGAAAGCGGCCAATGCCAAAGCCGTGCTGAATATTGATTTCGGCGACGATGGCGGAAAGTACCGTCTCGATTTGGAAAACGGCGTGCTGAACCACACGGCGAATGCCGAAGCGCAAAACGCGGACGCCACAATCTCGCTGACGCGCGACACGCTCAACAAAATCATTTTGAAAGAGGAGTCGCTTAAGCAGGCGGAAGATAAAGGCGACGTGAAGATCACCGGCAACGGAGAAAAAGTCAACGAGCTTCTGAGCTATATGGACTCGTTCGAGTTCTGGTTCAACATGGTGACGCCATAA
- a CDS encoding TonB-dependent receptor, whose product MHNTSSTNFPLRKTVLALAIGALSHGLPAMAAESGGKKNQEETLVVQAAKGSDFNAGGDELVPAYLDGQIAHGGRLGMLGEQRAMDVPFNVIGYTAKLVQDQQAKTIADVVSNDAGVQAVQGYGNFAETYRIRGFSLDGDDMTMGGLPGVVPRQVVDTQMLERVEVFKGANALLNGLASSGVGGMINLEPKRAEDTPTTQLGLDYTSDSQVGGTLDLGRRFGDNNQFGARVNLVHREGETTVDADKRRTTLASLGLDYRGDRFRSSLDFGYQKKTFHGGTMGLNISGVDFIPAVPDTRKNYSQKWGYSDIENEFGMAKAEYSLTPRWKIYAGAGAQHGHETGLYSAPKLINADGDATVGRLDTNRIIDAFSGMAGISGEFATWDVSHKVNVGYSAQIKRDKTAWRMSANNPTTNIYDNHDVPVPDNAYFGGNYSDPLTTARTRTQGWLFSDTLGFFNDRLLFTAAARHQKVVVRNYSNATGLEDTSSRYTQSRWMPTFGLVYKPWEALSLYANHTEALQPGGNAPQGAENYGQSTGIARSKQNEVGAKVDFGRVGGSLALFEITQPSAMLNSSNYYALDGEQRNRGVELNLFGEPTLGLRLNGSATWLDPKLTKTGGGANDGNNAIGVAKFYLAMGAEYDIKPVDGLTATARVRHTGSQYADAANTKKLDSYTTLDLGLRYRMRVNADQNGMVWRVGVDNVTNEKYWASVENNGTYIFQGQSRTLKASVTYDF is encoded by the coding sequence ATGCACAACACCAGTTCAACGAATTTTCCGTTACGCAAAACGGTATTGGCGCTGGCCATCGGCGCGCTGAGCCATGGTTTGCCGGCGATGGCGGCGGAGAGCGGCGGCAAGAAAAACCAGGAGGAAACCCTGGTGGTGCAGGCGGCGAAAGGCAGTGATTTTAACGCCGGCGGCGACGAGTTGGTTCCCGCCTACCTCGACGGGCAGATTGCGCACGGCGGTCGCCTGGGCATGCTGGGCGAACAAAGGGCGATGGACGTGCCGTTTAACGTGATCGGCTACACCGCGAAGCTGGTGCAGGATCAGCAGGCGAAAACCATCGCCGACGTCGTCAGCAATGATGCGGGCGTTCAGGCGGTGCAGGGGTACGGCAACTTCGCCGAAACCTACCGCATTCGCGGTTTCTCGCTGGACGGCGACGACATGACGATGGGCGGTTTGCCGGGCGTGGTGCCGCGTCAGGTGGTGGATACCCAGATGCTGGAGCGCGTGGAGGTGTTCAAGGGCGCCAACGCCTTGCTGAATGGCCTGGCCTCCAGCGGCGTGGGCGGCATGATCAACCTCGAGCCGAAACGAGCCGAAGACACCCCCACCACGCAGCTGGGCCTCGATTACACCTCCGATTCGCAGGTGGGCGGCACGCTGGATCTGGGGCGCCGTTTTGGCGACAACAACCAGTTCGGCGCGCGCGTCAACCTGGTGCACCGCGAAGGGGAAACGACGGTCGACGCCGACAAGCGCCGCACCACGCTGGCTTCGCTGGGGCTGGACTACCGCGGCGATCGCTTCCGTTCCTCGCTGGACTTCGGCTATCAGAAAAAGACCTTCCATGGCGGCACCATGGGGCTCAACATCAGCGGGGTCGATTTTATTCCCGCGGTGCCGGATACCCGCAAAAATTACAGCCAGAAATGGGGCTACAGCGATATCGAAAATGAATTCGGCATGGCGAAGGCGGAATACAGTCTGACCCCACGCTGGAAAATCTACGCCGGCGCAGGGGCGCAGCATGGTCATGAAACCGGGCTCTACAGCGCGCCGAAGCTGATTAACGCCGACGGCGACGCCACGGTCGGCCGCCTGGACACCAATCGCATTATCGACGCGTTCAGCGGCATGGCGGGCATCAGCGGCGAGTTCGCTACCTGGGATGTTTCGCATAAGGTCAACGTCGGCTATTCCGCGCAGATCAAACGCGACAAAACGGCGTGGCGCATGTCGGCCAACAATCCGACCACCAACATCTATGACAACCATGATGTCCCGGTGCCGGATAACGCCTACTTTGGCGGCAATTATTCCGATCCGCTGACCACCGCGCGCACCCGCACCCAGGGCTGGCTGTTCAGCGATACGCTCGGCTTCTTCAATGACCGGCTGCTGTTTACCGCCGCGGCGCGCCACCAGAAAGTGGTGGTGCGCAACTACAGCAACGCCACCGGCCTGGAGGACACCTCGTCCCGCTATACCCAAAGCCGCTGGATGCCGACCTTTGGCCTGGTGTACAAGCCGTGGGAGGCGCTGTCGCTGTATGCCAACCATACCGAAGCGCTGCAGCCCGGCGGGAATGCGCCGCAGGGGGCGGAAAACTATGGCCAGAGCACCGGCATCGCGCGCTCCAAACAAAACGAAGTGGGGGCGAAAGTCGATTTCGGGCGGGTGGGCGGCTCGCTGGCGCTGTTCGAGATCACCCAGCCTTCCGCCATGCTCAACAGCAGCAATTACTATGCGCTGGACGGCGAGCAACGCAACCGCGGCGTCGAGCTGAACCTGTTCGGCGAACCGACGCTCGGCCTGCGCCTCAACGGCAGCGCCACCTGGCTGGATCCCAAACTGACCAAAACCGGCGGCGGAGCCAACGACGGCAATAACGCCATCGGCGTGGCGAAGTTCTACCTGGCGATGGGAGCCGAATATGACATCAAGCCGGTTGACGGCCTGACGGCGACCGCCAGGGTTCGGCACACCGGCTCGCAATACGCCGATGCCGCCAATACCAAAAAGCTCGATAGCTACACCACGCTGGATCTCGGCCTGCGTTACCGCATGCGCGTGAATGCGGATCAAAACGGCATGGTATGGCGGGTTGGCGTGGACAACGTCACCAACGAGAAATATTGGGCCAGCGTCGAGAACAACGGCACCTATATCTTCCAGGGGCAATCGCGCACTCTGAAAGCCTCGGTAACCTACGACTTCTGA
- a CDS encoding YncE family protein: protein MKMKISALALVMTLALSGCVAHPASTASPAAQPAAATQPGNIVKRELANGLYEMALTPAGDALYVASSEGFKDVQGGVVYKLDAKTLKTIGASHTDLKNFAAQISPDGKTLYVSNSLDGGISAIDAADGKVKGRLLFSERNDKGLPYGAREILLHKDTLYVGAVADPAVIWVVDANTLQLKTRIKNTGKWMTGLHYSERTQRLYAANGSGEILVINPRTNRIEKRWKPLGDKPALLLNMAEDDQTGRLFVTDNSKAKTTLVLDIRTGKLLKQLEVGDSLAVKFNPQRNEIYISQRESGKVLSLDATRYVVKQSWDLPPNPNSLLLSADGQTLFVTVKQPFNRDHSTPGPDSVVRIDLNK, encoded by the coding sequence ATGAAGATGAAAATCTCTGCGCTCGCCTTGGTGATGACGCTGGCGCTGAGCGGCTGTGTGGCCCACCCGGCGTCTACCGCCAGCCCCGCCGCTCAACCTGCGGCGGCGACTCAACCCGGCAATATCGTTAAGCGCGAACTGGCGAACGGCCTGTATGAAATGGCGCTGACGCCGGCGGGCGATGCGCTGTACGTCGCCAGTTCCGAAGGCTTCAAGGACGTGCAGGGCGGGGTGGTGTACAAGCTGGACGCCAAAACGCTGAAAACCATTGGCGCCAGCCATACCGACCTGAAAAACTTCGCCGCGCAGATCTCGCCGGACGGCAAGACCCTGTATGTCAGCAACTCTCTGGACGGCGGCATCAGCGCGATCGATGCCGCCGACGGCAAAGTGAAGGGCCGGTTGTTGTTCAGCGAACGCAATGACAAGGGGCTGCCGTATGGCGCACGCGAGATCCTGCTGCACAAGGATACGCTGTACGTGGGCGCGGTGGCCGATCCGGCGGTGATTTGGGTAGTTGACGCCAACACGCTGCAACTCAAAACGCGCATCAAAAACACCGGCAAATGGATGACCGGCCTGCATTACTCCGAACGGACCCAGCGTCTGTACGCCGCTAACGGCAGCGGCGAGATCCTGGTGATCAACCCGCGCACCAACCGCATCGAAAAACGCTGGAAGCCGCTGGGCGACAAGCCTGCGCTGTTGCTGAACATGGCGGAGGATGACCAAACCGGGCGCCTGTTCGTGACCGATAATTCCAAGGCCAAGACGACGCTGGTGTTGGACATTCGCACCGGCAAGCTGTTGAAACAGCTTGAGGTCGGCGATTCGCTGGCGGTTAAATTCAATCCGCAGCGCAATGAGATTTACATCTCGCAGCGCGAGTCCGGCAAGGTGCTGAGCCTGGACGCCACCCGCTACGTCGTGAAACAGAGCTGGGATCTGCCGCCGAATCCCAACAGCCTGCTGTTGTCCGCCGATGGCCAAACGCTGTTCGTTACCGTCAAGCAGCCGTTTAACCGAGATCACTCCACCCCGGGCCCCGACAGCGTGGTCCGCATCGATTTGAATAAATAA
- a CDS encoding B3/B4 domain-containing protein yields the protein MLAVIPSIDPAVTALAPGFRALSITVEAAPILNPEVAAQALARACRAVASDEAPWAEAHLAAWSETFKQFGAKPKRTPCSAEALRKRVLRDGAMPSIDPVVDLYNAVSIQYAVPVGGENISAYVGEPRLTVASGDELFDTVKEGALAHESPEPGEVVWRDEQGVTCRRWNWRQGVRTRLSSDASRMWFILEGLPAMPLEALHAAGDELIAGLRLMMPGMAFDTRLIGFDGR from the coding sequence ATGCTTGCCGTTATTCCGTCAATAGATCCCGCCGTTACGGCTTTGGCCCCCGGGTTTCGCGCCCTGAGCATTACGGTTGAGGCCGCGCCGATCCTTAACCCGGAGGTTGCCGCTCAAGCGTTGGCGAGGGCCTGCCGCGCCGTCGCCTCCGATGAGGCGCCCTGGGCTGAAGCGCACCTGGCCGCCTGGTCCGAAACCTTCAAACAGTTCGGCGCCAAACCCAAGCGCACCCCGTGCTCCGCCGAAGCCCTGCGCAAGCGCGTGCTGCGCGATGGCGCGATGCCCAGCATCGATCCGGTTGTCGATCTCTATAACGCCGTCAGCATTCAGTATGCCGTGCCGGTGGGCGGTGAAAATATCTCAGCCTATGTCGGTGAGCCGAGACTGACCGTCGCCAGCGGCGATGAGCTGTTCGATACCGTTAAAGAGGGGGCGCTGGCCCATGAATCTCCAGAGCCGGGGGAAGTCGTCTGGCGAGATGAACAGGGGGTGACCTGCCGCCGCTGGAACTGGCGCCAGGGCGTTCGAACCCGACTGAGTTCGGACGCCAGCCGGATGTGGTTTATTCTTGAAGGCCTGCCGGCGATGCCGCTGGAGGCGCTGCATGCGGCGGGGGACGAGCTGATCGCAGGGCTGCGGCTCATGATGCCGGGCATGGCGTTCGATACGCGACTCATCGGTTTTGACGGCCGCTGA